From Leishmania mexicana MHOM/GT/2001/U1103 complete genome, chromosome 21, a single genomic window includes:
- a CDS encoding putative 60S ribosomal protein L37a, whose translation MAKRTVKMGVMGRYGTRYGANPRKRAKKLEVSQHAKHFCSFCGKFAFRRKAVGIWRCDGCSKTVAGGAYTLSTPNNSTVRSTVRRLRELAKI comes from the coding sequence ATGGCGAAGCGCACAGTGAAGATGGGCGTGATGGGCCGCTACGGCACCCGTTACGGCGCAAACCCGCGTAAGCGCGCGAAGAAGCTTGAAGTGTCCCAGCATGCCAAGCACTTCTGCTCCTTTTGCGGTAAGTTTGCGTTCCGCCGCAAGGCTGTCGGCATCTGGCGTTGCGACGGGTGCAGCAAGACCGTCGCCGGTGGTGCGTACACCCTGAGCACGCCGAACAACAGCACCGTCCGCTCCACGGTCCGCCGTCTGCGCGAGCTGGCCAAGATTTAA
- a CDS encoding 20S proteasome subunit alpha 5, (putative) — protein sequence MFTSKSEYDRGVNTFSPEGRIFQIEYAVEAIKLGSTSLGIRTPEGVVLAAEKRVPSTLVIPSSMSKIMEVDSHIAAVMSGMVADARILVEHARVESQNHRFTYNEPMSVESCTLATCDLSIRFGESGGKRKLMSRPFGVSLLIAGVDEKGPQLWQTDPSGTHTRYDAQAIGGGAEAAQSIFTERYHRNMTLEEGETLAVDILKQVMEDQLSPENIEVAVVRADDSKLHMYTPTEIKAIMSRMPE from the coding sequence ATGTTCACCTCCAAGTCTGAGTACGACCGCGGCGTGAACACCTTCAGCCCGGAGGGTCGCATTTTCCAGATCGAGTATGCTGTGGAGGCGATCAAACTGGGTAGTACCAGCCTCGGAATCCGCACGCCCGAGGGCGTCGTTCTTGCCGCGGAGAAACGCGTGCCATCGACCTTGGTCATCCCGTCCAGCATGAGTAAGATTATGGAGGTCGACAGCCACATTGCGGCTGTCATGAGCGGCATGGTTGCAGATGCGCGCATCCTTGTCGAGCACGCCCGCGTGGAGTCGCAGAACCACCGCTTCACCTACAACGAGCCCATGTCTGTGGAGTCCTGCACGCTAGCGACGTGCGACCTGTCGATCCGGTTTGGTGAGAGCGGTGGCAAGCGCAAGCTCATGTCACGCCCGTTCGGCGTGTCGCTGCTCATCGCCGGCGTAGATGAAAAGGGCCCGCAGCTGTGGCAGACAGACCccagcggcacgcacacgcgctatGACGCCCAAGCCattggtggcggtgccgaggcggcgcagagtATCTTCACAGAGCGCTACCACCGAAACatgacgctggaggagggcgagacgCTCGCGGTGGACATTCTGAAGCAGGTGATGGAGGACCAGCTGTCGCCGGAGAACATAGAGGTGGCCGTAGTGCGGGCCGACGACAGCAAGCTGCACATGTACACGCCCACAGAGATCAAGGCAATCATGAGTCGCATGCCGGAGTAA
- a CDS encoding putative peroxin 14, giving the protein MVTEVPAQPQASLEAPLPEPEQPSSSEMDADATVQSAIRFLKDPRVQRSPVESQIRFLKGKGVSDGQITYAFAKVGRTVTAEKIASVRAPPTNAAPPGATATARATPLSVQLKAARQHAPVAMTPGPQYTQTLFPYLPPPPQVERQTKTMDWRDVVIGAGAAMLAGFSAYKLFNRYSPYEFRRKSDKKPRLHHGSSSRPRPANNASSGSETDASSTPQRGCVLPLPPPPPTAAAAEPIVSAASPAALTEEVKKLQTELDEAKEALANERKKCADLAVSAAKIRADKQQLSRANDRLTQQIDSLKKDIERLEGEKSAATGEATQTAAAPAPPSTYFPSVTTEGEQARNSPAVTPVTRASAPTSDVVPVLPVIPSPEATAIAAAAPAMQDPITGAAQVAPASVAAAAPAPESSPAVVAASTPHADPTAPLATFTEVAASLLPTRSAEPPKAGDGTPMSIG; this is encoded by the coding sequence atGGTAACTGAAGTCCCGGCGCAGCCTCAGGCATCTCTGGAAGCTCCGCTGCCGGAACCAGAGCAACCGTCTTCGTCGGAAATGGACGCTGATGCAACCGTTCAGTCCGCCATCCGCTTCTTGAAAGATCCACGCGTGCAGCGCTCGCCAGTCGAGTCGCAGATCCGTTTCCTAAAGGGTAAAGGCGTGTCAGATGGACAGATCACGTACGCCTTCGCTAAGGTAGGAAGGACAGTCACAGCGGAGAAGATTGCTTCTGTTCGTGCCCCGCCCACCAACGCAGCACCACCCGGTGctacggcgacggcgcgcgcCACCCCTCTTTCTGTACAACTCAAGGCGGCGCGGCAACACGCGCCAGTGGCCATGACACCAGGCCCGCAGTACACACAAACGCTGTTTCCTTACTtgcccccaccaccgcaggTGGAGCGACAGACGAAGACGATGGACTGGCGTGACGTCGTGattggcgccggcgccgccatgcTTGCCGGGTTTTCTGCGTACAAACTCTTCAACCGCTACTCCCCTTACGAATTTCGTCGCAAGTCGGATAAGAAGCCGCGGTTGCATCACGGGTCCTCCTCGcggccccgccccgccaacAACGCGTCTTCGGGGAGCGAAACAGATGCGTCATCAACGCCGCAGCGTGGCTGTgtgcttccgctgccgccaccgccaccgacggctgccgctgctgagccaATCGTGTCGGCCGCCTCACCAGCCGCCCTCACcgaggaggtgaagaagctgcagacggagctggacgaggccaaggaggcgctggccaATGAGCGGAAGAAATGCGCCGACCTCGCCGTGAGCGCGGCGAAGATCCGCGCGgacaagcagcagctgagtAGGGCCAACGATCGGCTCACTCAGCAGATTGACAGTCTCAAGAAGGATATAGAACGActggagggggagaagagcgcTGCCACCGGCGAGGCGACGCAGACAGCGGCGGCCCCCGCGCCTCCCTCAACGTACTTCCCATCGGTGACGACGGAGGGCGAGCAGGCGCGAAATTCACCAGCGGTGACACCGGTGACGCGCGCATCCGCGCCGACTTCTGACGTGGTGCCTGTTCTGCCCGTCATCCCATCACCTGAGGCGACAGcgatcgctgctgccgctcctgccaTGCAGGACCCTATCACGGGGGCTGCCCAGGTTGCACCCGCgtccgtcgctgctgccgcgccggctCCTGAGTCATCCCCGGCGGTCGTTGCGGCGTCCACCCCCCATGCGGATCCCACGGCTCCTCTCGCTACTTTCACGGAGGTGGCCGCGTCCCTCCTTCCCACCCGCAGCGCAGAACCGCCGAAGGCAGGTGATGGCACTCCGATGTCGATTGGCTAA
- a CDS encoding beta tubulin, with translation MREIVSCQAGQCGNQIGSKFWEVISDEHGVDPTGTYQGDSDLQLERINVYFDESTGGRYVPRAVLMDLEPGTMDSVRAGPYGQLFRPDNFIFGQSGAGNNWAKGHYTEGAELIDSVLDVCRKEAESCDCLQGFQLSHSLGGGTGSGMGTLLISKLREEYPDRIMMTFSVIPSPRVSDTVVEPYNTTLSVHQLVENSDESMCIDNEALYDICFRTLKLTTPTFGDLNHLVAAVMSGVTCCLRFPGQLNSDLRKLAVNLVPFPRLHFFMMGFAPLTSRGSQQYRGLSVAELTQQMFDAKNMMQAADPRHGRYLTASALFRGRMSTKEVDEQMLNVQNKNSSYFIEWIPNNIKSSICDIPPKGLKMSVTFIGNNTCIQEMFRRVGEQFTGMFRRKAFLHWYTGEGMDEMEFTEAESNMNDLVSEYQQYQDATVEEEGEYDEEQEAY, from the coding sequence ATGCGTGAGATCGTTTCCTGCCAGGCCGGCCAGTGCGGCAACCAGATCGGCTCTAAGTTCTGGGAGGTGATTTCCGACGAACATGGTGTCGATCCGACTGGTACCTACCAGGGCGACTCGGATCTGCAGCTCGAGCGCATCAACGTCTACTTCGATGAGTCGACGGGAGGCCGCtacgtgccgcgcgccgtgCTGATGGACCTCGAGCCCGGCACCATGGACTCGGTTCGCGCCGGCCCGTACGGCCAGCTGTTCCGCCCGGACAACTTCATCTTTGGTCAGTCCGGCGCTGGCAACAACTGGGCCAAGGGCCACTACACCGAGGGCGCGGAGCTGATCGACTCCGTGCTTGATGTGTGCcgcaaggaggcggagagctgcGACTGCCTGCAGGGCTTCCAGCTGTCTCActccctcggcggcggcacgggctCCGGCATGGGCACGCTGCTCATCTccaagctgcgcgaggagtaCCCGGACCGGATCATGATGACCTTCTCCGTCATCCCGTCCCCCCGCGTGTCGGATACCGTTGTGGAGCCGTACAACACGACCCTCTCTGTGCACCAGCTCGTGGAGAACTCCGACGAGTCCATGTGCATCGACAACGAGGCGCTGTACGACATTTGCTTCCGCACGCTGAAgctgacgacgccgacgttCGGTGACCTGAaccacctcgtcgccgccgtgatGTCTGGCGTGACCTGCTGCCTGCGCTTCCCTGGCCAGCTGAACTCTGACCTGCGCAAGCTTGCCGTGAACCTCGTGCCGTTCCCGCGCCTGCACTTCTTCATGATGGGCTTCGCGCCGCTGACGAGCCGCGGCTCGCAGCAGTACCGCGGCCTGTCCGTCGCGGAGCTGACGCAGCAGATGTTCGACGCCAAGAACATGATGCAGGCCGCCGACCCGCGCCACGGCCGCTACCTCACCGCGTCCGCGCTGTTCCGCGGCCGCATGTCGACcaaggaggtggacgagCAGATGCTGAACGTGCAGAACAAGAACTCCAGCTACTTCATCGAGTGGATCCCGAACAACATCAAGTCCTCCATCTGCGATATCCCGCCCAAGGGCCTCAAGATGTCCGTCACCTTCATCGGCAACAACACCTGCATCCAGGAGATGTtccgccgcgtcggtgaGCAGTTCACGGGTATGTTCCGCCGCAAGGCCTTCCTCCACTGGTACACCGGTGAGGGCATGGACGAGATGGAGTTCACCGAGGCCGAGTCCAACATGAACGACCTCGTCTCCGAGTACCAGCAGTACCAGGACGCcaccgtcgaggaggagggcgagtacgacgaggagcaggaggcctACTAG